A window of Citrus sinensis cultivar Valencia sweet orange chromosome 7, DVS_A1.0, whole genome shotgun sequence contains these coding sequences:
- the LOC102613692 gene encoding uncharacterized protein LOC102613692 isoform X2: protein MSLTGVKMSEDVWLTCLTHALSTETEEIMGLLLGDIEHSKNGNVTALIWGASPQSRSDRRKDRVETNPEQLAAASAQADRMTVLTGRTTRVIGWYHSHPHITVLPSHVDVRTQAMYQLLDTGFIGLIFSCFSEDANKVGRIQVIAFQSSDGKQNHISKPIALLPVNKSTVIDLESSLSSSESLSARSGNVLAENPEQDTGDSKIVAGSWKGGGRTSELGGFFANVDANHPERARTGGNYQTGDLSNAIGDIDPMDMSESMQEAMHRSNLDMSGAEYVRKEIPLHVLPTSSLLKLDSPLTSFTDLQRVLYEEERAAYNQAIMQNMSDGKVHPLTYIHHTSTYQASMCKLIEYCLSPAISALQDRLKENEIRV from the exons ATGTCTCTAACAGGTGTGAAAATGTCGGAGGACGTGTGGTTGACGTGTTTAACGCATGCATTGTCCACTGAAACTGAAGAAATCATGGGCCTTCTTCTTGGTGACATTGAG cACTCAAAAAATGGTAATGTCACTGCTCTAATATGGGGAGCATCACCTCAGTCACGATCTGATCGGCGAAAGGATCGAGTTGAGACAAATCCTGAGCAGTTAGCTGCTGCATCAGCTCAGGCTGAT AGAATGACCGTGTTGACAGGAAGAACGACAAGAGTGATTGGCTGGTACCATTCACACCCTCATATTACTGTTCTTCCTTCCCATGTTG ATGTGCGGACTCAGGCAATGTATCAGCTGCTAGATACTGGGTTTATTGGGCTGATATTTTCCTGTTTTAGTGAAGATGCAAACAAG GTTGGAAGAATCCAAGTCATTGCGTTTCAGTCCTCGGATGGGAAACAGAATCACATCTCAAAGCCTATTGCTCTATTACCTGTTAATAAAAGTACAGTAATTGATCTTGAATCATCTTTAAGTTCCTCAGAATCTCTATCAGCGAGATCTGGAAATGTACTGGCAGAGAACCCTGAGCAAGATACTGGTGATTCCAAAATTGTCGCAGGATCTTGGAAG GGTGGGGGAAGGACTTCTGAGTTGGGTGGTTTCTTTGCTAATGTTGATGCCAACCATCCTGAGAGAGCTAGAACTGGAGGAAACTACCAAACCGGTGATTTAAGTAACGCCATTGGTGATATAGATCCAATGGACATGTCTGAAAGCATGCAAGAGGCAATGCACCGTTCCAATTTGGACATGAG TGGTGCGGAGTATGTCAGGAAAGAAATCCCTCTTCATGTTCTGCCAACTTCGTCTCTTCTCAAACTTGATTCACCTCTAACATCATTTACGGATTTGCAACGTGTACTGTATGAAGAGGAGCGAGCAGCATATAACCAGGCCATCATGCAAAATATGAG TGATGGAAAAGTGCATCCCCTTACTTACATTCATCACACATCAACTTATCAGGCTTCAATGtgcaaattaattgaatattg TTTAAGTCCTGCCATAAGTGCACTACAGGACCGGTTGAAGGAGAATGAGATTCGG GTTTAA
- the LOC102613692 gene encoding uncharacterized protein LOC102613692 isoform X1, with translation MSLTGVKMSEDVWLTCLTHALSTETEEIMGLLLGDIEHSKNGNVTALIWGASPQSRSDRRKDRVETNPEQLAAASAQADRMTVLTGRTTRVIGWYHSHPHITVLPSHVDVRTQAMYQLLDTGFIGLIFSCFSEDANKVGRIQVIAFQSSDGKQNHISKPIALLPVNKSTVIDLESSLSSSESLSARSGNVLAENPEQDTGDSKIVAGSWKGGGRTSELGGFFANVDANHPERARTGGNYQTGDLSNAIGDIDPMDMSESMQEAMHRSNLDMSGAEYVRKEIPLHVLPTSSLLKLDSPLTSFTDLQRVLYEEERAAYNQAIMQNMSDGKVHPLTYIHHTSTYQASMCKLIEYCLSPAISALQDRLKENEIRLAMLTDEAKSLESEAFKGSDSSLSSPHHSPSHGLRGSAYFHTSSDVRTAPGSGSRSRRGL, from the exons ATGTCTCTAACAGGTGTGAAAATGTCGGAGGACGTGTGGTTGACGTGTTTAACGCATGCATTGTCCACTGAAACTGAAGAAATCATGGGCCTTCTTCTTGGTGACATTGAG cACTCAAAAAATGGTAATGTCACTGCTCTAATATGGGGAGCATCACCTCAGTCACGATCTGATCGGCGAAAGGATCGAGTTGAGACAAATCCTGAGCAGTTAGCTGCTGCATCAGCTCAGGCTGAT AGAATGACCGTGTTGACAGGAAGAACGACAAGAGTGATTGGCTGGTACCATTCACACCCTCATATTACTGTTCTTCCTTCCCATGTTG ATGTGCGGACTCAGGCAATGTATCAGCTGCTAGATACTGGGTTTATTGGGCTGATATTTTCCTGTTTTAGTGAAGATGCAAACAAG GTTGGAAGAATCCAAGTCATTGCGTTTCAGTCCTCGGATGGGAAACAGAATCACATCTCAAAGCCTATTGCTCTATTACCTGTTAATAAAAGTACAGTAATTGATCTTGAATCATCTTTAAGTTCCTCAGAATCTCTATCAGCGAGATCTGGAAATGTACTGGCAGAGAACCCTGAGCAAGATACTGGTGATTCCAAAATTGTCGCAGGATCTTGGAAG GGTGGGGGAAGGACTTCTGAGTTGGGTGGTTTCTTTGCTAATGTTGATGCCAACCATCCTGAGAGAGCTAGAACTGGAGGAAACTACCAAACCGGTGATTTAAGTAACGCCATTGGTGATATAGATCCAATGGACATGTCTGAAAGCATGCAAGAGGCAATGCACCGTTCCAATTTGGACATGAG TGGTGCGGAGTATGTCAGGAAAGAAATCCCTCTTCATGTTCTGCCAACTTCGTCTCTTCTCAAACTTGATTCACCTCTAACATCATTTACGGATTTGCAACGTGTACTGTATGAAGAGGAGCGAGCAGCATATAACCAGGCCATCATGCAAAATATGAG TGATGGAAAAGTGCATCCCCTTACTTACATTCATCACACATCAACTTATCAGGCTTCAATGtgcaaattaattgaatattg TTTAAGTCCTGCCATAAGTGCACTACAGGACCGGTTGAAGGAGAATGAGATTCGG TTAGCTATGCTAACCGATGAAGCAAAGAGTTTGGAGAGTGAGGCATTCAAGGGGAGTGACTCAAGTTTGTCATCTCCCCATCATTCTCCATCTCATGGACTCAGAGGAAGTGCTTACTTTCATACTTCATCTGATGTAAGGACTGCACCTGGTTCTGGTAGCCGAAGCAGAAGAGGGTTATAG
- the LOC102614372 gene encoding late embryogenesis abundant protein D-7, whose amino-acid sequence MASHDQSYRAGEVKGQTEERTKQTMENVRDKAQAAKDRTYEAAQQAKDKTSETAQQAKQRAAETAEAGKQKTQETGQATGEKAEAAKEKTGGILKQTEEKVKDAAQSAADAVKHTFGFGGAGEEEERYGDRDRNTYTKG is encoded by the exons ATGGCATCCCACGATCAGAGCTACAGAGCTGGTGAAGTCAAAGGCCAGACCGAG GAGAGGACGAAACAGACGATGGAGAATGTGAGGGACAAGGCGCAGGCAGCCAAGGACAGGACTTACGAGGCAGCTCAGCAGGCCAAGGACAAGACCTCTGAGACGGCACAGCAGGCGAAGCAGAGGGCTGCAGAAACGGCAGAGGCGGGGAAGCAGAAAACCCAGGAGACGGGACAGGCAACCGGGGAGAAGGCGGAGGCAGCCAAGGAGAAGACAGGAGGCATTCTTAAACAGACCGAAGAGAAAGTGAAGGACGCTGCTCAGAGTGCTGCTGACGCCGTGAAGCACACTTTCGGATTCGGTGGCGCTGGTGAAGAGGAGGAACGTTATGGTGATCGAGACAGGAACACTTACACAAagggttaa